A genomic region of Ochotona princeps isolate mOchPri1 chromosome 17, mOchPri1.hap1, whole genome shotgun sequence contains the following coding sequences:
- the CBX4 gene encoding E3 SUMO-protein ligase CBX4 isoform X2 has translation MGYRKRGPKPKPLVVQVPTFARRSNVLTGLQDSSADNRAKLELGAQGKGQGHQYELNSKKHHPYQPHSKERAGKPPPPGKGSKYYYQLNSKKHHPYQPDPKMYELQYQGGHKEAPSPACPDLGAKGHAPDKWAHGAGAKGYLGAVKPLAGGAAGKGAEKGPPNGMAPAPKDGVAGNGIGGKMKIVKNKNKNGRIVIVMSKYMENGMQAAKVKSGEAAEAGARSPGHKKRGAAAEDRHAPADRTFKKAAVSEDKKAEAPCKRRGGDEEAAAVAAPAPEPGNPQAQDAAGPRKLSPGKEAFGEQPLQLTTKPDLLAWDPARGAHPAPLHPHHHHHHHHHHHHHHHAVGLNLAHARKRCLSETHGEREPGKKRLTARSISTPTCLGGSPGAERPDAPPAVAAAALPQPEVILLDSDLDEPIDLRCVKTRGEAGEPPNSLLVKPEAPAPAPAPAAQRPPAGALDEPAEALSEFKPFFGNIIITDVTANCLTVTFKEYVTV, from the exons ATGGGCTACCGGAAGAGAGGCCCGAAGCCCAAGCCGCTGGTGGTACAG GTCCCGACCTTCGCCCGCCGCTCCAACGTGCTGACCGGCCTGCAGGACTCCTCGGCAGACAACCGCGCCAAGCTGGAGCTGGGCGCGCAGGGCAAGGGCCAGGGCCACCAGTACGAGCTCAACAGCAAGAAGCACCACCCGTACCAGCCGCACAGCAAGGAGCGGGCGGGCAAGCCGCCGCCGCCGGGCAAGGGCAGCAAGTACTACTACCAGCTCAACAGCAAGAAACACCACCCCTACCAGCCGGACCCCAAAATGTACGAGCTGCAGTACCAGGGCGGCCACAAGGAGGCGCCCAGCCCCGCCTGCCCGGACCTGGGCGCCAAGGGCCACGCGCCGGACAAGTGGGCGCACGGCGCGGGGGCCAAGGGCTACCTGGGGGCCGTGAAGCCCCTGGCCGGCGGCGCCGCGGGCAAAGGCGCGGAGAAGGGGCCCCCCAACGGCATGGCGCCGGCCCCCAAGGACGGGGTCGCGGGCAACGGCATCGGGGGCAAGATGAAGATTgtcaagaacaagaacaagaacgGGCGCATCGTCATCGTGATGAGCAAGTACATGGAGAACGGCATGCAGGCGGCCAAGGTCAAGTCCGGCGAGGCGGCCGAGGCCGGCGCGCGCTCCCCGGGCCACAAGAAGCGCGGCGCCGCCGCCGAGGACCGCCACGCGCCCGCGGACAGGACCTTCAAAAAGGCAGCCGTCTCCGAGGACAAGAAGGCCGAGGCGCCCTGCAAGAGGCGGGGCGGCGacgaggaggcggcggcggtggcTGCGCCGGCGCCCGAGCCCGGCAACCCGCAGGCCCAGGACGCCGCCGGCCCCCGCAAGCTGTCCCCCGGCAAGGAGGCCTTCGGGGAGCAGCCCCTGCAGCTCACCACCAAGCCCGacctgctggcctgggacccgGCGCGCGGCGCGCACCCGGCGCCGCTCCACCcgcaccaccatcaccaccaccaccatcaccaccaccaccaccaccacgccgTGGGCCTCAACCTGGCGCACGCGCGCAAGCGCTGCCTCTCCGAGACCCACGGCGAGCGCGAGCCTGGCAAGAAGCGGCTCACGGCGCGCAGCATCAGCACCCCCACGTGCCTCGGGGGCAGCCCCGGCGCCGAGCGCCCGGACGCGCCGCccgccgtcgccgccgccgccctcCCGCAGCCCGAGGTCATCCTGTTGGACTCGGACCTGGACGAGCCCATTGACTTGCGCTGCGTCAAGACGCGCGGCGAAGCCGGGGAGCCGCCCAACTCCTTGCTGGTAAAGCCCGAAGCGCCCGCGCCCGCGCCGGCCCCCGCGGCCCAGAGGCCTCCTGCCGGCGCCCTGGACGAGCCCGCGGAGGCGCTGAGCGAGTTCAAACCCTTTTTTGGGAATATAATTATCACCGACGTCACCGCGAACTGCCTCACCGTCACCTTCAAGGAGTATGTGACGGTGTAG
- the CBX4 gene encoding E3 SUMO-protein ligase CBX4 isoform X1 → MELPAVGEHVFAVESIEKKRIRKGRVEYLVKWRGWSPKYNTWEPEENILDPRLLIAFQNRERQEQLMGYRKRGPKPKPLVVQVPTFARRSNVLTGLQDSSADNRAKLELGAQGKGQGHQYELNSKKHHPYQPHSKERAGKPPPPGKGSKYYYQLNSKKHHPYQPDPKMYELQYQGGHKEAPSPACPDLGAKGHAPDKWAHGAGAKGYLGAVKPLAGGAAGKGAEKGPPNGMAPAPKDGVAGNGIGGKMKIVKNKNKNGRIVIVMSKYMENGMQAAKVKSGEAAEAGARSPGHKKRGAAAEDRHAPADRTFKKAAVSEDKKAEAPCKRRGGDEEAAAVAAPAPEPGNPQAQDAAGPRKLSPGKEAFGEQPLQLTTKPDLLAWDPARGAHPAPLHPHHHHHHHHHHHHHHHAVGLNLAHARKRCLSETHGEREPGKKRLTARSISTPTCLGGSPGAERPDAPPAVAAAALPQPEVILLDSDLDEPIDLRCVKTRGEAGEPPNSLLVKPEAPAPAPAPAAQRPPAGALDEPAEALSEFKPFFGNIIITDVTANCLTVTFKEYVTV, encoded by the exons ATGGAGCTGCCAGCTGTTGGCGAGCACGTCTTCGCGGTGGAGAGCATCGAGAAGAAGCGGATCCGCAAG GGCAGAGTGGAGTATCTGGTGAAATGGAGAGGCTGGTCCCCCAA ATATAACACGTGGGAACCCGAGGAGAACATCCTGGACCCGCGGCTGCTGATCGCCTTCCAAAACAG GGAACGGCAGGAGCAGCTCATGGGCTACCGGAAGAGAGGCCCGAAGCCCAAGCCGCTGGTGGTACAG GTCCCGACCTTCGCCCGCCGCTCCAACGTGCTGACCGGCCTGCAGGACTCCTCGGCAGACAACCGCGCCAAGCTGGAGCTGGGCGCGCAGGGCAAGGGCCAGGGCCACCAGTACGAGCTCAACAGCAAGAAGCACCACCCGTACCAGCCGCACAGCAAGGAGCGGGCGGGCAAGCCGCCGCCGCCGGGCAAGGGCAGCAAGTACTACTACCAGCTCAACAGCAAGAAACACCACCCCTACCAGCCGGACCCCAAAATGTACGAGCTGCAGTACCAGGGCGGCCACAAGGAGGCGCCCAGCCCCGCCTGCCCGGACCTGGGCGCCAAGGGCCACGCGCCGGACAAGTGGGCGCACGGCGCGGGGGCCAAGGGCTACCTGGGGGCCGTGAAGCCCCTGGCCGGCGGCGCCGCGGGCAAAGGCGCGGAGAAGGGGCCCCCCAACGGCATGGCGCCGGCCCCCAAGGACGGGGTCGCGGGCAACGGCATCGGGGGCAAGATGAAGATTgtcaagaacaagaacaagaacgGGCGCATCGTCATCGTGATGAGCAAGTACATGGAGAACGGCATGCAGGCGGCCAAGGTCAAGTCCGGCGAGGCGGCCGAGGCCGGCGCGCGCTCCCCGGGCCACAAGAAGCGCGGCGCCGCCGCCGAGGACCGCCACGCGCCCGCGGACAGGACCTTCAAAAAGGCAGCCGTCTCCGAGGACAAGAAGGCCGAGGCGCCCTGCAAGAGGCGGGGCGGCGacgaggaggcggcggcggtggcTGCGCCGGCGCCCGAGCCCGGCAACCCGCAGGCCCAGGACGCCGCCGGCCCCCGCAAGCTGTCCCCCGGCAAGGAGGCCTTCGGGGAGCAGCCCCTGCAGCTCACCACCAAGCCCGacctgctggcctgggacccgGCGCGCGGCGCGCACCCGGCGCCGCTCCACCcgcaccaccatcaccaccaccaccatcaccaccaccaccaccaccacgccgTGGGCCTCAACCTGGCGCACGCGCGCAAGCGCTGCCTCTCCGAGACCCACGGCGAGCGCGAGCCTGGCAAGAAGCGGCTCACGGCGCGCAGCATCAGCACCCCCACGTGCCTCGGGGGCAGCCCCGGCGCCGAGCGCCCGGACGCGCCGCccgccgtcgccgccgccgccctcCCGCAGCCCGAGGTCATCCTGTTGGACTCGGACCTGGACGAGCCCATTGACTTGCGCTGCGTCAAGACGCGCGGCGAAGCCGGGGAGCCGCCCAACTCCTTGCTGGTAAAGCCCGAAGCGCCCGCGCCCGCGCCGGCCCCCGCGGCCCAGAGGCCTCCTGCCGGCGCCCTGGACGAGCCCGCGGAGGCGCTGAGCGAGTTCAAACCCTTTTTTGGGAATATAATTATCACCGACGTCACCGCGAACTGCCTCACCGTCACCTTCAAGGAGTATGTGACGGTGTAG